Part of the Camelus bactrianus isolate YW-2024 breed Bactrian camel chromosome 23, ASM4877302v1, whole genome shotgun sequence genome, TTATGCATAAAAACTGGAAGCttcaaagaggaaggaggggggtTTTTAATGTAGTTGCCTGATTGAGTGGAGGACATTTCATCTCTTGGTCTTTGGGAGGACAGGCAGCCACGTGaatcatgtttatttttcccaACAGACCAGCCTTGAGATTTGTGAATTTCCCACTCGACTGGCTTCTGCAGGCAGAGAGGAAGCCTCAGATTCCCCCGTCTGTGAGGCAGTGACCTGGAAATCCACACACCTAAATTTTTTCCCCTGGGTTGATACGGCCAATACTCAGGCTTAAGGATTTGGAGTGTTCGGAAGGTCTGGAAGACGGCTCCACAACTTAGAGGACAAAAAAGACTAAGCAGTGGTGATAAAGTcagaaaaatggaattttaatcCAAAGGGAGTTTCTAAAGCACACCTTGAGTATTGATGCTTAGGGGTTGTACTGTTACTTGACTGTGTGTGGAATTTTCAGTGGGCCATCCCAAATGGGAAATAAGTAAAAACATACAGCCACCTATTTTCTTCTGCCATTGGTTCAAAATTGTGTGCCTGAAAATCACATGAGTAACTTAGATAAAATATAGATTCCTAGGTCAGTACACTCCCCCAGTCCACCCACGATCCACATTTACTAGGTTAGCGAGCACTGCCCAAGGCGTTTCAGGCGCCAGTGGCTGGAGGACCACCCTGTCCCACAGGACACAAACAAAGGCACTGTAACAGAGGAtggggggatagctcagtggtagagcacatgcttagcatgcacagggtcctgggctcaattcccagtacctccattaaaacataatagtaataataaaaaaaatgtttaaaggcaCTATAATGACCCACTGGGCAAGACAGTCCCAATCTCCACCTGCAACTCACTCAACTCATCCAAGAAATCAGGCTTCTCACTTACCCAAGGAGGCGTTGTGACAAAGTTTTTTGTCATAACATTCAAACCCTTCCTTTGCCCTCCAGCCGTAGTTCCCGCCTTTAACAATGATGTCAACTTCTTCGAACCGGTTCTGTCCCACATCCCCACAGAACATCCGGCCTCGGCCCTGACGCGTGGTGGGGTCCCCTCGGTCCACGGCACAGCGCCACATGTTTCTGATCCCGTAGGCGTAGATGGCGGGATGGGCCCCTGGCTCAGAAACAAACGGATTGTCCAGGGGAATTCGATACCGCCTGCCACCTGAGCTTGCCCCATCCACATCGATCCTTAACACTTTTCCCAGCAGGGAACTCCTGAAAGGAAGAAGGCCAAGACACAGGCACAGGATAAGTCCTCggatgtgggattgctggatctatGCTAGTtctatttctaatattttgaagacTCTCCAGTGTCTTCCTTAGCAGCTGCTCTCTagattttgcattcccaccaacagtatacaaaggttcaaatttctccacatcctgccaacacttgtcttttgtttgtttgtttgtttttttataataATCATTCTAGCTTACTTGTTCTGAGCGTTTCCAAACTTGCCAAAGGGATCCCCAGTCTGTCCCCCATCCCCAGTGAATATGTACATGTAACCATCCAGGCCAAAAAGAAGTTGTCCACCATTGTGATTTGAGGCTGGTTCTTCTATCTCCAAGATGACcctggaaggaaagagaaaccaTGCTTTGATGCAAGCTGGAACAGCATCCTCCTGAGACATCCAGAAACGGCTGGATGGTGTGAGCCCGCCAAGACCTGCTTCGGAGTTTCCAAGGATCACAAAGCAGGTAGCACAGGGGCTCTGGGCCACCCCTTGCTTCCTATAATGACTCCTTCATGGGTCATTTTTCTTTCGTATCATGACTTCATGAGCTGTAGACACAGCAGGGTAACCATCCTCCTTTTCTGGGGCTTGGCCTTATTCTCCGCTCTACCAGAACTCTCAGTTGGGCAACCTAGCAGGGGTTAGTCTATCGCTTCTTCATGCTCTTTTCAGCCCCCCAACCTGACtatgtggggagagagagatggggcagAAGGGACAAGGGAAAAAGACAGCAAGGTAGAGTAAAAGAGCATGAGCTTGGGGTCAGTTAGAACTGAGCCCTTCATCTGACCGCACATGAGTAGCTTTATGACCTTGAATCATAGCTTCCCATGAGGATGAGAACTCCCATGAGAAAGGTAAAGGGCCTGGGATCCAACGGCCACACGATAACCAGGTGTTGCTGTTATATTTAATATATCGATATTATCTAAAGTAATTTCTCAAACTCATGGCTGCTGGCCCTTGCTCACCCTCTATTAAATCAAGAAAGCATGGCTCCAGTAACTGTAAGGTGGATGGCTCTACCCTATGAAGACCATGGACCCAGAGTCAAACTCAGGTTAACCTCATCAATCAGCAATGACTCCTTTGTCAGCATTATAAGCTGGTGGCTCTAAAACCAGGAAAGTTCCTCAATGTCATCTCAGGGGACTGACTGGCATTCTTTTGGAACATGGTTCACAGCAGCAGATTCTCACAGATGTGCCTCACCTCTCTGACTTGGGATCAGCTTTGTTGGGATCAGCCCGAGAAACCTTCATCTCACTAATCCGGATCTTTTCTACCCTCTTCTTGCCCAGGCATGAATAATAAATATAGAACTTGCGGTTGCGGCGGAATTTGGGGTGAAACGCCAACCCCAGGAAGCCTCTCTCATCCCCAACCCATGGCGTGGTCAGCACGATGCTCTTGAGGTCCAAGAAGGGTTGTTCCAGGCGACTCCTATCAGGCAGATAGACCCACACCACCCCAATCTGCTCGGCCACGAAGAAGCGATGGGTGCCATCCCCTGCGTGGACCATGGAGACCGGGTTCCTCAGCCCATTGGCCACCTCAGTCAGGCAGAGCTGCAGGCAGCCCCGATGGTCCTCGGCCACCACCCCCAGGTTGCGGTTGAGATGGTCACTCCTCAGGACTTTAGGGAAGCAGTAGTCTTTGTCAGGAAGGTTGAGGAGGTGGCAGAAGTGCGCACCATCCTTTTGGTGGGGTTTCTGGAGGCGGTGGTCATTGGTCAGCAGGGAGATGGCAGAGTGGCAGCTGGAGTGGAACGCAGAGCAGTAGTCAGAGCAGAGGCCGGGAAGGTTCCGGAGTGGCGTCTGCGGGTTCTCAGCATCGTAGAGGTGGGCTGCGTAGGGCGAGCACTCctagaaaagcagcagcagctcagCCTGGCTTTCAGGCTGGCCGCGGTGGGGCTGGCCCCAGTTGTTGAGCAAACAGAAGGGAAAACGGTCTGGGAAAGAATCAGAACCTCTATTACCAACTACTGGTAACGCTATTCTCTGGACTCAAATTTTCTACCCAGTTCATGCTCCTAAaaggcagaaagggaaaaaaaaaaaactctcatatGCACTACACTACCTCTAGCACTTTAACTTAGTTTTTGTCATATAAAGTTTTATGAAatgataacttttttaaaaaagagaataccAGATGTCTCCATCTTTTATCATAAATGCTGTATCTGTAAGATTTTACTTCTTTATGCAAATCTGAAGCAGCGAGGCAAGAGTTTTACATTTATTGAATCTCAATGTTGGCTACGTGgtgttaattatttaattttccgTGCTTTTCCAtaggttcaaaatattttataatttaaaaatagtatgcTCAAAATGAATATGCAAGGGTACTCCTCCCAGAGATCGGGCATCTAGTCGTACCTTCCCTTATTTATTAAAGGCATTGAAGTGTTTCATATATACAGAGCACCATGCTGGGAGCTGCACAAATCTGAATCGTGGCTCATGGTCTGTACGACTCCTCTTTACAGACATACAAGGACTGTGAACCAAAGGCGTATCTGCTACTTGGGCTTCCCTAAACTACATTTTCTAGGAGGAAAATAGGATATTGTGGGAAGCCATCCAACTCTGAGTGGTGATGAAAGACAGAGGCAACTGAGATGAGGAAAGTAAGACAGGCCAGTTTAAAGGCTATAGTTTGGGGCCGTGGAATTGAGCAGTGTCCGCTGAACCAACTTCTGATCACTGACAGCTCCCCCAGCAGCCGCCGGCCCTGGAGAACATCTCCTTCACCTCTGTCTCTCATCACTTCACAGAGGGACCAGCAGCAATTCTCAGATGTATTTGAGGTCCCCCTTCTCTCTTATTTCAACCCTGACTGCAGGCTGCAGAGCAAGCTCTTGGATatcaggaagaggggaggaaagagcctGGGGATTCGCAGCGTTTCTCTCTGGATTGTCTGTTTCAGTTTAGGATACTTGTCAGAGCTGCAGACAAGAAGCCAGATGAACTGCTCTGAGTCTCACCTGACTGACCTGTTCACTCCTGGGGAgtggaaagaagacagacaggagACAAAAATTCTCCTGAttccttatcagtaaaatgggggtCATAGTAGCTGCCTGCAGAGTCATCAGTGGGAACACACAACGGGGGACGAAAGTGGGCAAAGAAGTTTAAATTGTGAATTTTAATAAATAGACATGTGTAGgttattctgttttctgaaatCCCTGAAATGGGAGAGCTGCTGAATTTGGCTTTCTGAAACATCACCCAATAGGGAGGGGGAGgtaggggggagggaggagacattTTTATCAGGGGCTCTCTCAGAAATTGAGTCTCAGTGTTGCTCCTAAGAGCCCAGCTTCTGCCCAAATGGTTATCCCAGAGTTAATTCTCCAGGAAACAGCCAAGGGGTGGTGCCCGAGGTGAGAGAGGACAGCCTGGGGCAATGCCTCCCAGGTGGCCAGCcacctgtgtgccaggctctgtgcctggCTCTGTTCTGTTCCCTGCACAGGAAGTTGGGGTGGCCAGTTGGCTCAGGAATCGTGCCAGCAGGAGAGCCAAGTAACTGCACTGACATGCCCAGGAGGGTCTCAGATCAAAGGTCTGCCTGGATTTGCTGTGTCTCTCCCCCAACACATCACTAGAGCACCTCTCCTCACGGCAACCTCTTTCATCCATTCTCCAGTGCTGCATCCCCGAACCCCTCTTCCCACAAAGTCAGTGTGTGCAGCCTGCATCCGGCATGGGTTAAGGCTGAGCCCCACTGAGGTGATGTCTGCCAGGGGTGTGGGTTTTggtggctggaaagccaagagaAGCAGAACCTCTGAGTCACTGCCAGTCAGCAGCTTGAAGCTCTCCTAGTCCAGGTCTGGAAAGCCCCCACCATCACACCAGAGACCCCCTGGCACAAATGACCTTGTCTAGGACTGCGTCCCAGCAGACGCCACCACTCCCTCCTCACACTCCGGGAGCACCACAGGTGTGTGCTGTGCCCTCTCGGAGCCCTGCAGGGAGGATGCAGACAAGAGCTGCCCAGAGAGCTCCATGAAGTATCTCAGTCTCATTCTTTCGGGGCCTGAGAAAGCACCAGGGCCCATACAACCCCAGAGGGAGAGCTCTGGAAACCAGACTGCATCTCAGCATGCCCGTGCAGAGCCCAAAGCCAGGTCAAGGCAGCTAGCAGGCAAGCTCCTAAAGGGCTGGGCGCCCAAAGAGCCCCCCCCGAGGACCCAGGCCAGCCAGCCCAGCACCCCATGGCTGGGACTGGAAGGCACTCTTCTCCGCTGGTTCCTTCGCTTCCCCACAGGATTACGCTCAGGCCTACCTGGCAAAGGATGTCTTTAATGTAACCACCACACAATTCATGGCCCTTCAGATCAAAGTATTCCATGATGTCCCAGTACCGGGCGGCGATGCGGTGGTCCTTACGCTGGTCACAGCAGCCGAAGGACTCATAGTCAGAGCAAAACTCCAGGTGCAGGAGGGGTCGGAAGGGGGGTCCATAATCCAGGCACTGGGGGTGTCCCTGCAGCAAGCCCACCTGGCCCCACAAGACTGTGAGGCAGAGGTAGAAAATTCGAGAAGAGGTAAGGAGCCAGGGGGCCCGCTGACTCCCACCACTCCTAGGAATGGACCTTCTGAGCATCTTGGCCCTGGGCACTCCGGCAGTGGCTGTGTGCTCAGGTTGGCTTCCTGCTCTGTGCTGgcgccctccctctctccctccctccctcccccgctgctttttccttccctccttctcttccctcctctcaccAGATTCATGGAGGTGGTTTATGAGCCGTGTCCCTTCTGGGGGCTGGGTAGCTGTCTCTTGTGAAAGTAGTGAACGGTGTCCCCGTCTCCTCCAATCCCCTAAACAGGAAGCTGGCACAAATCCTGCCCTGACTGCTGAGTTACTGGGGTGCATGGCTGCTGACAGAAAGGGGCAGTGATGTCCACAGTAGACAGGCTGTGGTTCATTCAAACTGCAGAGGATTCCtgcgtggggtgggggtggggatgggggccgGAAATTCACACATTGTTTACAGTCCCTTCACAAGCTGAGCAGCCCAGTCTTCCAAGGAGAACACCACATATCATATAGTCCCGGACTGCAGACCTAAAGGTGAGGTTCCAGCACCTTCAGGTTCCACTGTGCTGAATGGCACCAGGGGGACGCGGGTGTGGATCTGGGAAGACAGaggggaggctgtggaggaaggggGGCTGTGCGATTCCTGCCATCCGAAAAGGTGTGTATTCTGAGGGTTAGAAAGACAGGGTGTTTCACAAATCAGGAGGAGATGGTGAATAGTAACTAGACTTATCCTGgcgatcattttgaaatgtatggaAATCTCGAATCACTGTTGTGTAAatggaactaacacagtgttatatgtcaattatacatgaaaaacaaagtcatagaaaaagagatcagacttgtgATTACCACAGGTGGCTGAgtggggaattggatgaaggcggTCAAAAGGCACAGACTTCCTCCTTacaagataagtaagtactagggatataatgtacaacatgataaatataattaacactgcagcATATtctatatgaaagttgttaagaaagtaaatcctaagagttctcatctcatgatcactaaacttactgtgctAATCATTTCGTGGTGAATGTAGCTcgaatcattgtgctgtacaccttagAGTCATACAGTgctgtaactcaataaaactaaggcagaaaaataaaaaagatggtaaaggaaagggagggagtgTGGCCTGGTGTAAACAAGATGTCAGCAAGGCTGTTTGGGACAGCTTCATCAGGAAGCACAGAGCATCTGGGTTCTTTATTTTTGCCAAAGCTACGCCTACCCTGGGGACGCCCCTCCTCACTTAGCATCTGTTCGAATGTGCTTTGTCTTATACATGCCCCTTGCACATAATGGGCctttgataaatatttcttgaatgagtgATGAAGGACAGGAAATCCCAAACTCACAGGGTCCcaaacccaaaccctaactgCGGCAcgcgcggggcgggggggggggggcgggggggggctcAGGCCCTCAGGGCACATCCGGTACCTGAGCTCCCTTTCCTTTCGGTATTTTCCACGGTTCTCTCCACCCTGAAATTTCCATACTTGCAAAAGCTGCCCTTTGAAATGCAGCCGAAGCCAGAGATTCTTCTCAGTCCTGATGGCTTCCCAGGAGGGCTCCCCACCCAGCTCTCCCCTCACCACCAACAGCCTTTACCAGACTGTCACCAGGAAGCAACACTGAGCCTCAGTCTAGCCAAGTCTGTGCTCACCATGCTCTAGATTATGGAAGCCCAAAGTAGCACTAAAATACAGACATTTTTATAACTGAGAGGGAAGTCGAGAGGAGAAACCAGAATGATTGCCAACACAGCCTGCTCTCCTGTTGGCACTGTTCAACATCACACCTTGTTGAacgttgctttttttttaaaattgaagtatagttgatttacaatgttgtgttagtttcaggtgtacagcgaagtgattcagtatatatatatacacacacacacacacatatacatagttCACTGAGCTATATGGTAAACCCTTGtgaatgtcactttttaaaatacagtacaaCACCTGTAATTCACGCGTGGCTATGCTGATTCCACGGGGTTGTTTGTGCAAAGGTCAGATGATGTCATTGCTCTGGAAGCCTTGGGCGGGAGGAGCCACACTTGGACTAACTTCAGCCAGTGAATTCACAGCACCAAGGCCTCATAATTGAGAGGTCACCGTCCACCCTGTGATGTGATTTGTAAAAATGAGAGCATTCTCTCATCCATGCAGGACCTGAGAcaactttttgattttttttaattgacatttgTGTCTGTTTCCCTTTTGCCATGGAAAAAAATTGAGTCCAAAGGAATGTCtcctttttggaaaataattctaaatgaTTCTGTTTACAGAATTGTAGCAcagcattgaaaaaaaatcaaacaaacaaacaaaacttgacCTTAGTAAAACATAAATCTTCCAGTACCTACCCAGGACATCAGATCTTACTGTTTTCAACAGACTGATTACAAAATTAACAGGGAGAAATCAGCAAGCAGTTCCCTTCAGACGTAATGACAGCATGAACTTCTGATTAAAATGCGTAATATTTCAGACAGGACTGCATATTATTTTAGATATAATTACATGATACATGTGATTGTGTAATAATGACGCAGTTTTATAATGGATGTCTCTGTGTCAATTTAGTAGGTATGTATTGTCATATGTAATGCATTATGCTGGCAGAGGAATGTGTAATAGAAAATTGATACACAAATTTTTTCAAGAAGTTTATGCTCTAAGAAAGGTTAAAATAAATGTCcaacatgtatgactgaaatattatgctgtaccccagaaattgacacactgtaaactgactatacttcaataaaaaatgcaaaaaaaaactttccaaataataCAAGGCAGATTGTATTAAGATAATAAGGAAGGAACAAACTGCTATTGGATTCCAAGGAGGGAGAGATGACATCAAGCTGGAGGGGACAAAGAAAATCTCAGGGAAGATTGAGCAGGGTACGCAGATAAGGCGCAAGACAAGTTGACTGTTAGGTGAGCTTAGGAGATGAATCTGGAACCACAAGGTGGGACCAGGCTGAGTACCTGAAATCACTTTAGCTCCCAATTTTGAAGCAGACatgatatgtatatttttaaaaacattttgttagTTTCcatgggctgccataacaaagtatcacaaactgggtggtttaaacatttattatctcccaGTCCTGGAGGTTGGAACTCTTGAGATCCAGGTGTGGACAGCGGGGGTTCCTTCTGAGGACCAGGAGGGAGACTCTGGTCCACGCCACCCCTCTAGGTTTTTCAGGGTTTTCTGGCAATGTTTTGCATAACTCAGCTTGTAGATGCATCACCCCAATTTCTGTCTTCGTGTTCACGTGACATTCttcctgtgtgcatgtctgtgtccaaacTTCCCTCTCATAAAGACCTCAGTCAGATTCGGGCTCACCTTAATGATCTCATTTTACCTTGATGACCTCTGTAAAGACCCGATCTCCAaacagtcatattctgaggtactgagggttaggaaTATATGTATCTTtggaagagacacacacacacacacacacacgttgccTATCACATAGTTTACTGATTTCTCTGGCAGTCTATCTGCCTCCTCTCAGTCTGAAAGTGAGCAGGCGTGTGTGAGCTTAGGGAAGGTATTAATAATGTTGTTCATTTGTGTTACACACTATAGTTTACAAAGTATTTCTCATACTTCATCTCACGTGACCTTCACAATAATTCTATTAGCTAAGCAGGGCAGCTATTAACTACTAATATATAGACAAGTGACTTAAGTTTCAGAATGGTTCCATGAAATACTTAGGGTCATGCTTTAGGTGAACGGAAAAGATGGCAAtaaaattcaagtaaaaaaattaCGAGCTTCTGATAAACCCAGGATTCAAACCTAAGTCTCCCGAGGCCTATGCTTGGCATAAATTCACCAAGCATTACTGCCTATGGGACAAGTATACTCAAGTCAGTAACATTTATAAATTTGCATTCAGTTCTAGTCGATATTTAATAAGCCAGAAACTCTGTTAGGTGTTGGTGATATGGAGATTATTAAGCCTAGATAATACACTACTGAGAAGGACATGTACAAAGGTTAATTATCTAATTAAGCAATGCAGTGATCTAACAAGAGGCTGTAGGGGGAGAGATCAGCGAGGACACAGAGAGGGAACCTTCCACGCCTGGGAGAGGGGACAGGCTACGAACCCCCTCCATTCTTTTCCCTGCTACCAGCTCAGGGCTCTGCAGGCTATAAACACTGACTAAACTGGGAGGCAGTACAGACAGCACAGACAGGGTGCGACCTTTGGAACCACACTGACTGGGTTAGTCCTGGTGCCAGCGCCCAccagctgtgaccttgggcaagttacttactgAGGACCCCGCTTTCTTTCTTGGTAAGACGGGTACATAGGACTGCGGCGATGACAGGATGAAATGTAACGCCCAGACGCTTGATAAACTTTAGCCATTATTCACGAAGCTGGCTTTAACTTCAGTGGCTTAAAAGGATTTCGGTCGATGCACGCTGCTCTTATTGCATAATTAGGTATAAACATTTGATAGAAAACCTCTAGGAAACTAAGCTTTGGGTGGAAACCAAGAACCGTATCTACTCATTTCTCTTTCATCCTCGCCTCCATTCTACGAGGGATAACGAGAATTCCTAAATCCAGTTTTACAGCTTTTGACTAAAGGTTCCAGGGAGTAGATGCCCTGACGATCTTGGCGTTGAGACCCTGTCCACATCCTCTGGGAATTTCATCCCCGTGGTGTTGCTCTTACACGGAACTCCTGTACCGCCCAACCACTGCCTCTCAGTGTAGGGTCGGCCTTGTTCACTGGTGGCTTTCACTTGCTTTACTTTGGTTCTGTGGGGCACCTACTTGTTTCATGCATAGATCGTAAGGTTGGGCAATTATCTATTGATAGTCTTTGTTACTAAGCATAAAATATCAAATGAAATCATTAACAAAGCATAATTTGTCCCCCAATTTTCTCACAGACGGTTTGAAATTAGTAGGAATATAAGCCAATGGGGAAAATGTGTGGTTTGCCACCTTAATATTGGACTTGCTCTGAAGTGAGTGAGCTTTCATGGAACACAAGTACTAATTATCTGAACAGTAAATGTATATGGGCCAAGACAGTTCTGAAGAAGCACTTCCTCTACCAGTTACCACAACATGTCAGAAAGCTCAGCTCATATTCCAGGAAAGCTGCGCTCGGCCTCTGAGCGAAGGTTTCCACACTGGGCTTCCTGTCTGACCGGGACACTGTTGCACCAGCAGAGTCCTCTCCGCTGTCCGGCTGCCTACGGCTGCATCCTGGTTtccaagagaaaggagagggacaCGGGGGCTCTAGAGCATGTCTTCGATCGCTGTGccaggcaaacacacacacacacacacacacacaaacctagaGCCCTTTAAACTTAGG contains:
- the HHIPL2 gene encoding HHIP-like protein 2; translated protein: MLRRSIPRSGGSQRAPWLLTSSRIFYLCLTVLWGQVGLLQGHPQCLDYGPPFRPLLHLEFCSDYESFGCCDQRKDHRIAARYWDIMEYFDLKGHELCGGYIKDILCQECSPYAAHLYDAENPQTPLRNLPGLCSDYCSAFHSSCHSAISLLTNDHRLQKPHQKDGAHFCHLLNLPDKDYCFPKVLRSDHLNRNLGVVAEDHRGCLQLCLTEVANGLRNPVSMVHAGDGTHRFFVAEQIGVVWVYLPDRSRLEQPFLDLKSIVLTTPWVGDERGFLGLAFHPKFRRNRKFYIYYSCLGKKRVEKIRISEMKVSRADPNKADPKSERVILEIEEPASNHNGGQLLFGLDGYMYIFTGDGGQTGDPFGKFGNAQNKSSLLGKVLRIDVDGASSGGRRYRIPLDNPFVSEPGAHPAIYAYGIRNMWRCAVDRGDPTTRQGRGRMFCGDVGQNRFEEVDIIVKGGNYGWRAKEGFECYDKKLCHNASLDDVLPIYAYGHAVGKSVTGGYVYRGCESPNLNGLYIFGDFMSGRLMALQEDRRTKKWKKQDICLGSPESCAFPGLISTYSKFIISFAEDEAGELYFLATSYPSAYTPRGSIYKFVDPSRRAPPGKCKYKPVPVKTKSKRVQFRPLAKTALDLLKEQSLKEAARRFPDRTLASRPDRASSRKGPSKKPISATSGRKTFPGPGAKKGARVWSPGPQGKRRKSPKAPRGRGSPSARRGRAARSLPAPLLSGGPVRGRAWGQPPRHAEAAAAARDLRRRRSWGRRWGLAQRA